TTCATAAATACCTCAGTTTGGGGTTATGAGCCAATTGAATTTATTAGAAAACTCCTAAAAAATTTAAATAAAGAACTTAATCATAAAAAGAATCAAGAGAAATTCAATGAAAGCTTATATAGTGAGAGAATAGAACTTGATAACTCTAAAATAAAGATGAATAATAATAAAATTTTTAATAGCTTATATCTCTTTTTAGGAATAATCTCAATTCTTTCCATCATCTGGTTTATTATCTTAAATATTTACAAAGATTTTGATTTGAGTGAATATTTATTAATATGTTTTACTTTTTTAAGCCCTATTGCAACCCTTTTTATTGCTTTCTTAATCTATAGATATGGACCCGATAATTTCGGGAAAAAAACTATACATAAACCAATTAAAATTGATGAATTTCAAAATAAGTTTGAAGAACTATTAAACACAAAACAGAAACGAAAAAAAATAGAGACTCTGATTCTTGTTATTGATGATTTAGATAGGTGTAATGAGAATATGGTTGTAAGAGTTTTAGAAATATTAAATTGTTTAATAAGGGATGGTTTAACTAATGATAATCTAAAAATAAAAATACTCTTACCTTTTTCTTTAACAAAATATCAAGATGAGAGGATAGACATTGAGGAAGATAAAGAAAAGAAAAAAGATTTTGATTTTTTAATGGCAAATATTGTGAAATTTTTGGATTCCTATATATTGTTACCATCACAATCAGAATTAGGATTATACAAAATATTTAATGAGGTAGGAAAATGAATCAAATTATGATTTTAGATATTAATAAAGTAAAGGAAGCAATTGTGAAATTTTTAGATTTATTTGATAATCCAAGAGAAATCAAATTATTTAAAAATTTTGTAATTTCACAA
This genomic window from Candidatus Woesearchaeota archaeon contains:
- a CDS encoding P-loop NTPase fold protein; this encodes MTKKNLISDLKLEIDEPISSKDEDKLYYEEIYVESIYNILESNNKDFSFGIFGNYGSGKSGIIKLLENRYEKDNDIVFINTSVWGYEPIEFIRKLLKNLNKELNHKKNQEKFNESLYSERIELDNSKIKMNNNKIFNSLYLFLGIISILSIIWFIILNIYKDFDLSEYLLICFTFLSPIATLFIAFLIYRYGPDNFGKKTIHKPIKIDEFQNKFEELLNTKQKRKKIETLILVIDDLDRCNENMVVRVLEILNCLIRDGLTNDNLKIKILLPFSLTKYQDERIDIEEDKEKKKDFDFLMANIVKFLDSYILLPSQSELGLYKIFNEVGK